In a genomic window of Streptomyces noursei ATCC 11455:
- a CDS encoding trans-aconitate methyltransferase — MNDAVGRPRFAPWWLELREPADAAARSSELLHPLRERLAAAPAPERFGGTGGLAIRDLGCGTGSMGRWLAVRLPGPQHWVLQDHDPALLARAGGAMPSTAADGRPVTTEADCGGLAGLTAAALAGTSLVTASALLDVLTRDELETLVAACTGAGCPALLALSVTGRVELSPADPLDAEFSAAFNAHQRRTAGGRRLLGPDAVVAATEAFTRRGARVVTRPSPWRLRGPERALTEQWLRGWVAAAREQRPELATTADGYLGRRLEACAAGELAVTVHHADLLALPGPVRGRDTGFA; from the coding sequence GTGAACGACGCGGTCGGCCGGCCGCGGTTCGCTCCCTGGTGGCTGGAGCTGCGGGAGCCGGCGGACGCCGCGGCCCGATCCTCGGAGCTGCTGCACCCGTTGCGGGAGCGGCTCGCCGCGGCCCCCGCCCCGGAGCGCTTCGGCGGCACCGGCGGCCTGGCGATCCGCGACCTGGGCTGCGGTACGGGCTCGATGGGCCGCTGGCTCGCGGTCCGGCTGCCCGGCCCCCAGCACTGGGTCCTCCAGGACCACGACCCGGCGCTGCTCGCCCGGGCAGGGGGCGCAATGCCGTCAACCGCCGCCGATGGACGGCCCGTTACGACCGAGGCCGACTGTGGCGGGCTGGCCGGACTGACCGCGGCCGCCCTCGCCGGTACGTCGCTGGTGACCGCCTCCGCGCTGCTCGACGTGCTCACCCGCGACGAGCTGGAGACCCTCGTCGCGGCCTGTACCGGCGCCGGCTGCCCGGCCCTGCTGGCGCTCTCCGTCACCGGCCGGGTCGAACTGTCCCCGGCCGACCCGCTCGACGCGGAGTTCTCCGCCGCGTTCAACGCGCACCAGCGGCGGACCGCGGGCGGACGCCGGCTGCTGGGGCCGGACGCGGTCGTCGCGGCCACCGAGGCGTTCACCCGGCGCGGGGCGCGGGTGGTGACCCGCCCCAGCCCCTGGCGGCTGCGCGGGCCCGAGCGTGCGCTGACCGAGCAGTGGCTGCGGGGCTGGGTGGCCGCGGCCCGGGAGCAGCGGCCGGAGCTGGCCACCACGGCCGACGGATACCTGGGGCGGCGGCTGGAGGCGTGCGCGGCCGGGGAGTTGGCCGTCACGGTGCACCACGCCGACCTGCTGGCGCTGCCGGGCCCGGTCCGCGGACGGGACACCGGATTCGCCTGA
- a CDS encoding lysylphosphatidylglycerol synthase transmembrane domain-containing protein: MKRQLWSWLRMLGGLGILLVLLWHLGSGAFLDGLRRIDAGTLLAGLGIGVLTTVCSAWRWCLVARGLGLRLPLGRAVADYYRALFLNAALPGGVLGDVNRAVRHGRATGDVGRGVRAVVLERVAGQLVLLAAGTAALAARPSPVRTALGRALGTPAAAAVGAAVAAAVLAVVLLGRARGRRTGAGGWPGGRLRAALAGVRRAGALWSGVAALSLVVLAGYVATFLLAARVAGVRAPVADLVPLVLLALSAMALPLNVGGWGPREGVAAWAFGVAGLGAGQGLATAVVYGALVLAASLPGAGVLLGRVRWVRVGQALGRVRHVRSAARSPQLQLEERVLAQHGPAHRRP; the protein is encoded by the coding sequence ATGAAGCGTCAACTCTGGTCGTGGCTGCGGATGCTCGGCGGGCTGGGCATCCTGCTGGTGCTGCTGTGGCACCTGGGCTCCGGCGCCTTCCTGGACGGCCTGCGCCGGATCGACGCCGGCACGCTCCTGGCCGGCCTGGGCATCGGGGTGCTGACGACCGTGTGCAGCGCCTGGCGGTGGTGCCTGGTGGCCCGCGGCCTGGGCCTGCGGCTCCCGCTGGGGCGGGCGGTGGCGGACTACTACCGTGCGCTGTTCCTCAACGCGGCGCTGCCCGGCGGGGTGTTGGGCGACGTCAACCGGGCGGTGCGCCACGGCCGTGCCACCGGGGACGTCGGCCGGGGCGTGCGCGCCGTGGTCCTGGAGCGGGTCGCGGGGCAGCTGGTCCTGCTCGCGGCCGGGACGGCGGCGCTGGCCGCCCGGCCCTCGCCGGTGCGCACCGCGCTCGGCCGGGCGCTCGGCACGCCCGCGGCCGCAGCGGTGGGCGCGGCGGTCGCGGCGGCCGTCCTCGCGGTCGTGCTGCTGGGCCGGGCGCGCGGTCGCCGGACGGGTGCGGGCGGCTGGCCCGGCGGCCGGCTGCGGGCCGCACTGGCAGGGGTCCGGCGGGCCGGTGCGCTCTGGTCGGGCGTCGCCGCGCTGTCGCTGGTGGTCCTCGCCGGCTATGTGGCGACGTTCCTGCTGGCCGCGCGGGTCGCCGGGGTGCGGGCGCCGGTCGCCGACCTGGTGCCGCTGGTGCTGCTGGCGCTGTCGGCCATGGCGCTGCCGCTGAACGTCGGCGGCTGGGGGCCCCGCGAGGGCGTCGCGGCCTGGGCCTTCGGCGTCGCCGGGCTGGGGGCCGGGCAGGGCCTGGCCACCGCCGTCGTCTACGGGGCGCTCGTCCTGGCCGCGAGCCTGCCCGGCGCCGGGGTGCTGCTAGGGCGTGTCCGATGGGTCAGGGTCGGACAGGCCCTGGGGCGTGTCCGCCACGTCCGGTCCGCCGCCCGGAGCCCGCAGCTCCAGCTCGAAGAGCGTGTCCTCGCCCAGCACGGTCCGGCGCACCGGCGGCCGTAG
- a CDS encoding creatininase family protein has translation MPTTAPGHRSSPADLPLHTTEDVRAGRPRLALLPIGSFEQHGAHLPLTTDTLIACAVAAEIAARHEVLLLPPLTVSCSHEHADWPGTVSVSAGTLHAVVTDIAASLHRSGVRALVLVNGHGGNYVLRNVVQESAAHDGIRMALFPGPADWAAARDRAGLETSAHDDMHAGETETSILLHTRPEAVRDGYATADHRADERPHLLTLGMAAYTASGVIGRPSLASAEKGRELLAGLAEAFDAYPEVCGVSGD, from the coding sequence ATGCCCACGACCGCGCCGGGCCACCGGAGTTCGCCCGCCGACCTGCCGCTCCACACCACCGAGGACGTCCGCGCCGGACGCCCCCGGCTGGCCCTGCTGCCCATCGGCAGCTTCGAACAGCACGGCGCCCACCTGCCGTTGACCACCGACACCCTGATCGCCTGCGCCGTCGCCGCGGAGATCGCCGCCCGCCACGAGGTGCTGCTGCTGCCGCCGCTGACCGTCTCCTGCTCCCACGAACACGCCGACTGGCCGGGCACCGTCAGCGTCTCCGCGGGCACCCTGCACGCGGTGGTCACCGACATCGCCGCGTCCCTGCACCGGTCCGGCGTCCGCGCCCTGGTGCTGGTCAACGGCCACGGCGGGAACTACGTGCTGCGCAACGTCGTCCAGGAGTCCGCGGCGCACGACGGGATCCGGATGGCGCTCTTCCCCGGCCCGGCGGACTGGGCCGCGGCGCGCGACCGGGCCGGCCTGGAAACCTCCGCCCACGACGACATGCACGCCGGCGAGACCGAGACCTCGATCCTGCTGCACACCCGCCCCGAAGCGGTCCGGGACGGCTACGCCACCGCCGACCACCGCGCCGACGAACGCCCGCACCTGCTCACCCTCGGCATGGCCGCCTACACCGCCTCCGGGGTGATCGGGCGGCCGTCCCTGGCCTCCGCCGAGAAGGGCCGGGAACTGCTGGCCGGGCTGGCCGAGGCGTTCGACGCGTACCCGGAGGTGTGCGGTGTCAGCGGCGACTGA
- the ribA gene encoding GTP cyclohydrolase II, with protein MTDSDGAFDVGDPGVRRVVEVRLPTRYGEFRAVGFLDRCTGTEQVALVRGEAAGERVLTRLHSECLTGDAFGSTHCECGEQLASSLRAIAEEGRGVLVYLQGHEGRGIGLLAKLRAMKLQQDDGLDTVDANVALGLPVDARDYRSAAGMLQDLGVRSVRLLSNNPRKGEALERYGVPVAERVPLLVPPGAENLRYLRAKRERLDHDLPHLDGVRGPS; from the coding sequence ATGACGGACTCCGATGGCGCTTTCGACGTCGGCGACCCGGGCGTGCGACGGGTGGTGGAGGTCCGACTCCCCACCAGGTACGGAGAGTTCCGGGCCGTCGGCTTTCTCGACCGTTGCACCGGAACCGAGCAGGTGGCCCTGGTCCGGGGGGAGGCGGCGGGGGAGCGGGTGCTCACCCGGCTGCATTCGGAGTGTCTGACCGGCGATGCCTTCGGCTCCACGCACTGCGAGTGCGGTGAGCAACTGGCGTCGTCGTTACGGGCGATAGCCGAGGAGGGGCGCGGCGTCCTGGTCTACCTCCAGGGACACGAGGGGCGCGGCATCGGGCTGCTGGCGAAGCTGCGGGCGATGAAACTCCAGCAGGACGACGGTCTGGACACCGTGGACGCGAACGTCGCGCTGGGCCTGCCGGTCGACGCCCGCGACTACCGCTCCGCGGCGGGGATGCTCCAGGACCTCGGCGTCCGCTCGGTGCGCCTGCTGTCGAACAATCCGCGCAAGGGTGAGGCGCTGGAGCGGTACGGCGTGCCGGTCGCCGAACGGGTCCCGCTGCTGGTGCCGCCCGGCGCGGAGAACCTCCGGTACCTCCGCGCCAAACGGGAGCGGCTGGACCATGACCTCCCGCATCTGGACGGGGTCCGTGGCCCGTCCTGA
- a CDS encoding SPW repeat protein encodes MADVSHPRGDLAGHPDVSEMRERFERTLGGRDVVLVDGPVFLVGLYCAVSPWIVHYTASQPALMTHNLIVGIAIALLAVGFTVTPERMYGLSGAMCAIGAWLIVAPWIVGRGPDAGVIWNNIVIGALTLVLGALCVAVASRSRRVT; translated from the coding sequence ATGGCCGACGTCTCACACCCCAGAGGAGATCTCGCTGGTCACCCCGACGTTTCCGAGATGAGGGAGCGGTTCGAGCGGACGCTCGGCGGGCGTGATGTGGTGCTCGTCGACGGGCCGGTCTTCCTGGTCGGCCTGTACTGCGCGGTATCCCCGTGGATCGTGCACTACACGGCCTCCCAGCCGGCGCTGATGACCCACAACCTCATCGTCGGCATCGCGATCGCCCTGCTGGCAGTCGGGTTCACCGTCACTCCGGAACGGATGTACGGCCTGAGCGGCGCGATGTGCGCGATCGGTGCCTGGCTGATCGTGGCGCCCTGGATCGTCGGCCGCGGTCCCGATGCGGGGGTCATCTGGAACAACATCGTCATCGGTGCCCTGACGTTGGTGCTGGGTGCACTGTGTGTCGCCGTGGCATCGAGGAGCCGCCGTGTCACGTGA
- a CDS encoding methyltransferase — MPDTQPQKNPTHQEPQQHLPADQDRNVLVTLAYGAMASHTVGAAVRLGVVDRIGDGARAADDLAAECAAQPLSFTRLLRALTGLGLLTEPTPGHFAVTAVGAQLRGDIPGSLRSVARMFTDPTMLRAWECLDDSVRTGTPAFDAVHGTDFFGYLAEHPDLSAEFNAAMSQATRHTAELLPTAFPFERFGTVADLGGGDGTLLAGVLRAHPALRGIVFDRAEGLAQAGPRLAADGLTDRCSLVPGDFFATAPEGADLYLLKSVIHDWNDEQCGQILGHVRRVVPDHGRLLIVEPVLPDVADPSADVISYLSDLNMLVNVGGRERTREDFERLCGAAGFAVRSVTALPRPNRFSVIEAEPV; from the coding sequence ATGCCGGACACCCAGCCGCAGAAGAACCCCACGCACCAGGAGCCCCAGCAGCACCTGCCCGCCGACCAGGACCGCAACGTCCTCGTCACGCTCGCCTACGGCGCCATGGCGAGCCACACGGTGGGCGCCGCCGTCCGCCTCGGCGTGGTGGACCGGATCGGCGACGGGGCGCGCGCCGCCGACGACCTGGCCGCGGAGTGCGCGGCCCAACCCCTGAGCTTCACACGGTTACTGAGGGCGCTGACCGGACTGGGGCTGCTCACCGAACCCACCCCGGGCCACTTCGCCGTCACCGCGGTCGGCGCACAGCTGCGCGGCGACATCCCCGGCTCGCTGCGCTCCGTCGCCCGGATGTTCACCGACCCGACCATGCTCCGCGCCTGGGAATGCCTGGACGACAGCGTCCGCACCGGCACGCCCGCCTTCGACGCCGTCCACGGCACGGACTTCTTCGGCTACCTGGCCGAACACCCCGACCTCTCGGCCGAGTTCAACGCCGCGATGAGCCAGGCCACCCGGCACACCGCCGAGCTGCTGCCGACGGCCTTCCCCTTCGAGCGCTTCGGCACCGTGGCCGACCTCGGCGGCGGCGACGGCACCCTGCTCGCCGGTGTGCTGCGGGCCCACCCCGCACTGCGCGGCATCGTCTTCGACCGCGCCGAGGGCCTCGCCCAGGCCGGCCCCCGGCTCGCCGCCGACGGGCTGACCGACCGCTGCTCCCTGGTGCCCGGCGACTTCTTCGCCACCGCCCCCGAGGGCGCCGACCTCTACCTGCTCAAGAGCGTGATCCACGACTGGAACGACGAGCAGTGCGGGCAGATCCTCGGCCACGTCCGCCGGGTCGTCCCCGACCACGGCCGGCTGTTGATCGTCGAACCGGTCCTGCCGGACGTCGCCGACCCCTCGGCCGACGTGATCAGCTACCTCAGCGACCTGAACATGCTGGTCAACGTGGGTGGCCGGGAGCGCACCCGGGAGGACTTCGAGCGGCTGTGCGGCGCCGCGGGCTTCGCCGTCCGCTCCGTCACCGCCCTCCCGCGCCCCAACCGCTTCTCGGTCATCGAGGCCGAGCCGGTGTGA
- a CDS encoding alkyl/aryl-sulfatase: MTTVPVDDAGPVDDHEDFADADRGFIASLDPPRITAADGRLVWDADRHAFLAGNCPDTADEGLWRQGRLVSRQGLYEVTDGIYQARGLDLSNMTLIEGDHGVLVVDPLLSIETAAAALELYRKHRGDRPVTGLIYTHAHADHFGGARGVLPSGHHPVPVLAPAGFRDSAVGEQLYTGPAMARRAVYMYGTQLPTGPDGQIGCGLGTLPSAGTRSFVPPTVDLTRTGQEEIVDGVRLVFQLTPGADAPAAMNFAAPTHRALCTAENAVHTMHSVLTLRGAVVRDTRRWAHYLNEALALFGADTEVAFASHHWPTWGNARIRRLLAGQRDLYAYLHDQTLRLLNEGRTGPEIAEELRLPPGLARLWAHHGYYGSLSHNVKAIYQRYLGWFDGNPAHLWEHPPTEQARRYVETLGGVEATVDAGKRYAAGGDLRFAATLLNHAVFAAPDNLRARRELATVYERLGHGCENGTWRNYYLTGAMELRGTRAAARPDTTGPDAPAPDLVRARSVDQLLDSLAIRVDGPRAWHKRLTLDLYLADEDRTWHLTLSNGALTHLSTPGTPTADSRPDLTLTLTKPQLRALLGGRVPTAVTHEGEPGAALHELLDLLSAPDPNFPIVTP, translated from the coding sequence GTGACCACTGTGCCGGTGGATGACGCCGGGCCCGTCGACGACCACGAGGACTTCGCCGACGCCGACCGCGGCTTCATCGCCTCGCTCGACCCACCCCGGATCACCGCGGCGGACGGCCGGCTCGTCTGGGACGCCGACCGCCACGCCTTCCTGGCCGGGAACTGCCCCGACACCGCCGACGAGGGCCTGTGGCGCCAGGGCCGGTTGGTCAGCCGGCAGGGCCTGTACGAGGTGACCGACGGCATCTATCAGGCCCGCGGGCTGGACCTGTCCAACATGACGCTCATCGAGGGCGACCACGGCGTCCTCGTCGTCGACCCGCTGCTCTCCATCGAGACCGCCGCCGCGGCGCTGGAGCTCTACCGCAAACACCGCGGCGACCGGCCGGTCACCGGCCTGATCTACACCCACGCGCACGCCGACCACTTCGGCGGCGCCCGCGGGGTGCTGCCGTCCGGACACCATCCCGTGCCGGTCCTGGCGCCCGCCGGATTCCGGGACAGCGCGGTCGGTGAGCAGCTCTACACCGGCCCGGCGATGGCCCGCCGCGCGGTCTACATGTACGGCACGCAGCTCCCCACAGGACCGGACGGCCAGATCGGCTGCGGCCTGGGCACCCTCCCCTCCGCCGGCACCCGCAGCTTCGTCCCGCCGACCGTGGACCTCACCCGCACCGGCCAGGAGGAGATCGTCGACGGCGTCCGCCTGGTCTTCCAGCTCACCCCGGGCGCCGACGCCCCCGCCGCGATGAACTTCGCCGCCCCCACCCACCGGGCGCTGTGCACCGCCGAGAACGCCGTCCACACCATGCACAGCGTCCTGACCCTGCGCGGCGCCGTGGTCCGCGACACCCGGCGCTGGGCCCACTACCTCAACGAGGCGCTGGCCCTCTTCGGCGCCGACACCGAGGTCGCCTTCGCCTCCCACCACTGGCCCACCTGGGGCAACGCCCGTATCCGCCGCCTGCTCGCGGGCCAGCGCGACCTCTACGCCTACCTCCACGACCAGACCCTGCGGCTGCTCAACGAGGGCCGCACCGGCCCGGAGATCGCCGAGGAGCTGCGGCTGCCCCCGGGCCTGGCCCGCCTCTGGGCGCACCACGGCTACTACGGCTCGCTCAGCCACAACGTCAAGGCGATCTACCAGCGCTACCTCGGCTGGTTCGACGGCAACCCGGCCCACCTGTGGGAGCACCCGCCGACCGAGCAGGCCCGGCGCTACGTGGAGACCCTGGGCGGCGTGGAGGCCACCGTGGACGCCGGCAAGCGCTACGCCGCCGGCGGCGACCTGCGGTTCGCCGCCACCCTGCTCAACCACGCCGTCTTCGCCGCCCCGGACAACCTGCGCGCCCGCCGCGAACTCGCCACCGTCTACGAACGGCTGGGCCACGGCTGCGAGAACGGCACCTGGCGCAACTACTACCTCACCGGCGCCATGGAGCTGCGCGGCACCCGGGCCGCCGCCCGCCCCGACACCACCGGGCCGGACGCCCCCGCCCCCGACCTCGTCCGCGCCCGCAGCGTCGACCAACTCCTGGACTCGCTCGCCATCCGCGTCGACGGCCCCCGCGCCTGGCACAAGCGCCTCACCCTCGACCTCTACCTCGCCGACGAGGACCGCACCTGGCATCTGACCCTCTCCAACGGCGCGCTCACCCACCTCAGCACCCCCGGCACCCCCACCGCCGACAGCCGGCCGGACCTGACCCTCACCCTGACCAAACCCCAGCTCCGCGCGCTGCTCGGCGGCCGGGTCCCGACCGCCGTCACTCACGAGGGTGAGCCCGGTGCGGCCCTCCATGAACTGCTCGACCTGCTCAGCGCCCCGGACCCCAACTTCCCCATCGTCACTCCCTGA
- a CDS encoding ATP-binding protein — translation MASNIPEESTSFVGRRTELRRLSSELTRHRLITLTGPGGVGKTRIAMRAARAAAARFPDGVHWAPLWPLDGDQLLVATVCDAVGLADHSARTPVAALCEWLADKDLLLVLDSCEHLVAACRDLVGDLLTAAPGVTVLVTSREPLGVPAERITEVGPLPCTGENDALALFTERAAAAAPDLRLTDPASARAADLICRRLEGIPLALELAGAQLAHRPLAQVAERLGSRLDALDGSGVSWTPRHRTLRTAIGWSHELCAPLERLLWARLSVFRGTFDADSAAAVCADGPLTADAVRTALAGLTAKSVLSREGNRFRMLDTLREYGRMWLAELDETTAVADRHAEHFVGLGRRAEDGWLGPDQVTWYGRIAEAYVDLCTALDHLLERAPGRAQELCAAVGFFWTCCGHLHEARDYLERALAAEDAPGPAHTRALWALGVAVLLQGELHTAESLGRQCARAAREAGDQDAMLAAGYLIGLTHLMAGRPLTAHTVADQVLGPPPHDPFGSAARLRCHLVRLFALTALGRLDEARHEATVLRQGCVQSGEYWSRSYTDYQLALVSLLQGRPEESADHARAMLAAKRLIGDKFGIALGLDLLAAAVAAQGKGALAAQFHGGGQALWRTVGHPQRGTPELRAVREQCEQRARAAIGDETYAAIFDRAAEQNPETLLARILARDL, via the coding sequence GTGGCGAGCAACATTCCCGAGGAATCGACGAGCTTCGTCGGCCGGCGCACCGAACTGAGGCGACTGAGCAGCGAGTTGACTCGGCACCGGCTGATCACCCTGACCGGCCCCGGCGGGGTGGGCAAGACCCGGATCGCGATGCGGGCGGCCAGGGCCGCCGCCGCGCGGTTCCCCGACGGCGTCCACTGGGCTCCTCTCTGGCCTTTGGACGGCGACCAACTGCTGGTCGCCACCGTCTGCGACGCCGTCGGGCTCGCCGACCACTCGGCACGGACGCCGGTGGCCGCGCTCTGCGAATGGCTCGCCGACAAGGACCTGCTGCTGGTACTGGACTCCTGCGAGCACCTCGTCGCGGCCTGCCGGGACCTGGTCGGCGACCTGCTGACGGCCGCCCCCGGCGTGACCGTCCTGGTCACCAGCCGCGAGCCGCTGGGCGTCCCCGCGGAGCGGATCACCGAGGTCGGTCCGCTGCCCTGCACCGGCGAGAACGACGCGCTGGCGCTGTTCACCGAGCGGGCCGCCGCCGCGGCCCCCGACCTCCGGCTCACCGACCCGGCCAGCGCCCGGGCCGCGGACCTCATCTGCCGACGCCTGGAAGGCATCCCGCTGGCGCTGGAACTGGCCGGTGCCCAGCTGGCGCACCGCCCGCTCGCCCAGGTCGCCGAGCGGCTCGGCTCCCGCCTCGACGCCCTGGACGGCAGCGGCGTGTCCTGGACCCCGCGCCACCGCACCCTGCGCACCGCCATCGGCTGGAGCCACGAACTGTGCGCACCGCTGGAGCGGCTGCTGTGGGCCCGGCTCTCGGTCTTCCGCGGCACCTTCGACGCCGACTCCGCCGCCGCGGTCTGCGCCGACGGCCCGCTCACCGCCGACGCGGTGCGCACCGCGCTGGCCGGCCTGACCGCCAAGTCCGTGCTCAGCCGCGAGGGCAACCGCTTCCGGATGCTCGACACCCTCCGCGAGTACGGCCGGATGTGGCTGGCCGAGCTGGACGAGACGACCGCCGTCGCCGACCGGCACGCCGAGCACTTCGTCGGCCTCGGCCGCCGCGCCGAAGACGGCTGGCTCGGCCCCGACCAGGTCACCTGGTACGGACGGATCGCCGAGGCGTACGTCGATCTGTGCACCGCGCTGGACCACCTGCTGGAGCGCGCCCCGGGCCGTGCCCAGGAACTCTGTGCGGCCGTCGGCTTCTTCTGGACCTGCTGCGGCCATCTGCACGAGGCCCGTGACTACCTGGAGCGCGCCCTCGCCGCCGAGGACGCCCCCGGCCCGGCCCACACCCGGGCCCTGTGGGCGCTCGGCGTCGCGGTCCTCCTCCAGGGCGAGCTGCACACCGCCGAGAGCCTGGGCCGGCAGTGCGCCCGCGCCGCCAGGGAGGCCGGCGACCAGGACGCGATGCTGGCCGCCGGCTACCTCATCGGCCTCACCCACCTGATGGCCGGTCGCCCGCTGACCGCCCACACCGTCGCCGACCAGGTGCTCGGCCCGCCCCCGCACGACCCCTTCGGCTCCGCCGCCCGGCTCCGCTGCCACCTCGTACGGCTCTTCGCGCTCACCGCCCTGGGCCGGCTCGACGAGGCCCGGCACGAGGCCACCGTGCTGCGGCAGGGCTGCGTCCAGAGCGGCGAGTACTGGTCCCGGTCCTACACCGACTACCAGCTCGCCCTGGTCTCCCTCTTACAGGGGCGGCCCGAGGAGTCCGCCGATCACGCCCGTGCCATGCTCGCCGCCAAGCGCCTGATCGGCGACAAGTTCGGGATCGCGCTCGGCCTGGACCTGCTGGCCGCCGCGGTCGCCGCCCAGGGCAAGGGCGCGCTCGCGGCCCAGTTCCACGGCGGCGGCCAGGCCCTCTGGCGCACCGTCGGCCACCCGCAGCGCGGCACCCCCGAACTCCGCGCGGTGCGCGAGCAGTGCGAGCAGCGGGCCCGCGCCGCGATCGGCGACGAGACGTACGCCGCGATCTTCGACCGGGCCGCCGAACAGAACCCGGAGACGCTGCTCGCCCGGATCCTCGCCAGGGACCTGTGA
- a CDS encoding serine hydrolase domain-containing protein, translating into MRTAPGGPALADRLTEALTRIDAPDVVLAVTRQGHRTVVSGGTALAPPTPRPALRYELGSLSKTFTVLLLADLAVNGVLSLDDPLTARLPRLPLSHPRSGRITLRHLATHTSGLPRIPTDLLRGALVRPYENGYAGYDTERLLDTFARTRPRHRPGTRWHYSNFGVALLAPAMGHTTGTDYPELLTARVLKPLGLIGTTLAPGTTGTEAVGHRTNGTTPVRSTDMGAFAAAGAVRSTPDDILTYLEAHLFPDGSPLARALREVRVPLLRRGWRRRTTHTLTWYQHPAPRGPLLFHVGATFGQQAFVGYHPASGTGVVGLATRRGRTCHVVPTAYELLYGLAGDDG; encoded by the coding sequence ATGCGGACCGCACCCGGCGGGCCGGCGCTCGCGGACCGGCTGACGGAGGCGTTGACCCGGATCGACGCCCCGGACGTCGTACTGGCCGTCACCCGGCAGGGCCACCGCACGGTGGTCAGCGGCGGCACCGCACTGGCACCGCCCACCCCGCGCCCCGCCCTGCGCTACGAGCTCGGCTCGCTGTCCAAGACCTTCACCGTGCTGCTGCTCGCGGACCTCGCGGTGAACGGGGTGCTGTCCCTGGACGATCCGCTCACCGCCCGGCTGCCGCGGCTGCCGCTGAGTCACCCGCGGTCCGGCCGGATCACCCTGCGGCACCTGGCCACCCACACCTCCGGACTGCCGCGGATCCCCACCGACCTGCTGCGCGGCGCACTCGTCCGCCCGTACGAGAACGGCTACGCCGGCTACGACACCGAGCGGCTGCTGGACACCTTCGCGCGGACCCGGCCGCGCCACCGGCCCGGCACCCGCTGGCACTACTCCAACTTCGGGGTGGCGCTGCTCGCCCCGGCGATGGGCCATACGACCGGGACCGACTACCCCGAGCTGCTCACCGCCCGGGTGCTGAAGCCGCTCGGGCTCATCGGCACCACCCTGGCACCCGGCACGACCGGCACCGAGGCCGTCGGCCACCGGACCAACGGCACCACGCCGGTCCGCAGCACCGACATGGGCGCCTTCGCCGCCGCCGGGGCGGTCCGGTCCACTCCCGATGACATCCTCACCTACCTGGAGGCGCACCTCTTCCCGGACGGCAGTCCACTGGCCCGGGCGCTGCGCGAGGTGCGGGTCCCGCTGCTGCGGCGCGGCTGGCGGCGCCGCACCACCCACACCCTGACGTGGTACCAGCACCCGGCGCCGCGCGGGCCGCTGCTCTTCCACGTCGGGGCGACCTTCGGCCAGCAGGCGTTCGTCGGCTACCACCCGGCGTCCGGGACCGGAGTGGTCGGGCTGGCCACCCGTCGCGGCCGGACCTGCCACGTGGTGCCCACCGCCTACGAGCTGCTGTACGGGCTGGCCGGCGACGACGGCTGA
- a CDS encoding DUF6895 family protein, with protein MTVTAASLASPASPALLHQVGDRALSWLDAHRDLFRLTPEDRATGSATIERLKPVGELAINMHVLFREGVAGSRQRTRAGALLDFAWRELLDGGNVLAALQREEPHSPVPMELYAPFHELGHRHPGLEAALDVARRTTGWSALEMMPNRRLGLLNTERRLGLPPTADFDRAVARTWLGQLPEPWTVQLHIAYDITHTVFHLTNWGAAPDRIPPDIADYLTRYLPAWLDDWADLEHWDLLGELLVVDACLPRPTLDARLWERYAAAQDASGAMPIHRAMPEGDPEVVFDLLHHPTLVAAFASAMATSRALSADAG; from the coding sequence GTGACCGTGACGGCTGCGTCCCTGGCCTCCCCGGCCTCCCCGGCACTGCTGCACCAGGTCGGCGACCGGGCCCTGAGCTGGCTCGACGCGCACCGCGACCTCTTCCGGCTCACTCCCGAGGACCGCGCCACGGGCAGCGCGACGATCGAACGGCTCAAGCCCGTCGGCGAGTTGGCGATCAACATGCATGTGCTGTTCCGGGAGGGCGTGGCCGGCTCCCGGCAGCGCACCCGGGCCGGTGCGTTGCTGGACTTCGCCTGGCGGGAACTGCTCGACGGCGGCAACGTCCTGGCCGCGCTCCAGCGCGAAGAACCGCACTCCCCGGTGCCCATGGAGCTCTACGCGCCGTTCCACGAACTGGGCCACCGCCACCCCGGCCTGGAAGCGGCCCTGGACGTCGCGCGGCGCACCACCGGCTGGAGCGCCCTGGAGATGATGCCCAATCGGCGACTGGGCCTGCTCAACACCGAGCGCAGGCTCGGGCTGCCGCCCACCGCCGACTTCGACCGGGCCGTGGCGCGCACCTGGCTGGGGCAGCTCCCCGAGCCCTGGACGGTGCAGCTGCACATCGCCTACGACATCACCCACACCGTCTTCCACCTCACCAACTGGGGCGCGGCACCGGACCGGATCCCACCGGACATCGCCGACTACCTCACCCGGTACCTGCCGGCCTGGCTGGACGACTGGGCCGACCTCGAGCACTGGGACCTGCTCGGCGAACTCCTGGTCGTGGACGCCTGTCTGCCGCGCCCGACCCTGGACGCGCGGCTGTGGGAGCGGTACGCCGCCGCCCAGGACGCGTCCGGCGCGATGCCCATCCACCGCGCCATGCCCGAGGGCGACCCGGAGGTGGTCTTCGACCTGCTCCACCATCCCACCCTGGTCGCCGCGTTCGCGTCGGCGATGGCCACCTCCCGCGCGCTCTCCGCCGACGCCGGCTGA